The Desulfovibrionales bacterium genome window below encodes:
- a CDS encoding 50S ribosomal protein L11 methyltransferase, producing MTEYTVPIEFFNEDKVPDWLEVTIIAPARLFPLLEKFFHLTTPYGVVRYSEQGLISDCAQTFVARIPYSTDPDDVLKNLDAYLGLLEDKYCLDTPIYLETRYIHDGRDVFTAFQVSPRFTVIPKWEDTSLPDDTVIRLNPGRVFGTGQHPSTLLCLRVLEEIGDKGFFADNPTVLDVGTGTGILSIVAAKLGSGAVLALEVDEEAAGIAGENVSLNRLEHRIEVSLTPLSKIEGSFRLITANLTASVALYLADDICRRLMPNGFLILSGIRHAQSEAMVAPYTGRNLKLVKLYRDGSWAGCLFTR from the coding sequence ATGACCGAATATACTGTACCCATCGAGTTTTTCAATGAGGATAAGGTCCCGGACTGGCTGGAAGTGACCATTATTGCCCCCGCCCGCCTTTTTCCGTTATTGGAAAAGTTTTTTCATCTGACTACTCCGTATGGAGTCGTCCGCTATTCTGAGCAAGGACTCATCTCAGACTGTGCGCAAACATTCGTTGCCCGTATCCCATATAGTACGGATCCGGACGACGTCCTGAAAAATTTGGATGCATACCTGGGACTTCTGGAGGATAAGTATTGCTTAGATACGCCCATATATTTGGAAACGAGATACATTCATGACGGCAGAGATGTGTTCACTGCTTTCCAGGTTTCTCCGCGCTTTACCGTGATCCCGAAATGGGAAGATACATCGCTGCCGGACGACACAGTTATTCGACTGAATCCGGGCAGGGTTTTTGGCACGGGTCAGCATCCCAGTACCTTGTTGTGCCTGCGTGTCTTAGAGGAAATAGGGGACAAAGGCTTTTTTGCTGATAACCCGACTGTTCTGGATGTGGGCACGGGAACAGGCATACTTTCTATTGTCGCGGCCAAACTCGGAAGCGGGGCGGTCCTGGCGCTGGAAGTCGATGAGGAGGCAGCCGGGATAGCCGGAGAAAACGTCTCTCTGAACCGCCTCGAACACCGGATAGAGGTATCTCTGACTCCTCTTTCTAAGATTGAAGGCAGTTTTAGGCTTATCACGGCCAATCTCACCGCCTCTGTAGCGCTGTATCTGGCAGATGATATCTGTCGCCGATTAATGCCAAATGGATTTTTGATCCTTTCCGGGATAAGACACGCACAGAGTGAGGCTATGGTTGCCCCTTATACAGGCCGGAATTTAAAGCTGGTAAAATTATATAGAGATGGATCGTGGGCAGGCTGTTTATTTACACGGTGA
- a CDS encoding YcaO-like family protein codes for MSLVFADSIKTYTIDQDKAVSPRETVARVRDRLKQVKGEILRDVVRIDKGRLGIPVYMSICGAEAREIVGTIKQMGKGGTPEQAEASALMELMERYSLFSFMNGSFVCSEAGALQGDVVPPEALMQSVHDDPGNAHELEKARGLWSTLPFFWTKAHDLTHNKEVWLPFQWFYMLNEYNGSSAGNTLTEAALQGLCEVVERHVSSVVTNENLPTPAIDLSSVKDPMARELITKYDSKRINLYVKDITLKMGIPTVAALAMDPATFPEKSEIVYTAGTATHPEKALIRALTEIAQLAGDFDTEGRYAESGLPKFSGLEDARYVTEAGNNACIGDMPDVSHSNQRVELEQCARALAEKGLTVYAVDITHPVLRIPAVYMIVPGAHFRERTRDNSFCLHAAKLVSQFPDSQRAVHELERMKMIYPDHYEVHFFLGYTYEREGRYDEALACYERALALDTTGKERASLYCQRGVCYKELGDIRQALAELEKARECNAELKEIHNLMGFCHFKLKDHVQSIACFEKAIDLDPSSAIDYANIGSNLREMGHIAEAIRYYQFALDIDPSIDFARENIEKLSRQALS; via the coding sequence ATGTCACTTGTTTTTGCCGACTCAATTAAGACCTATACGATTGATCAGGATAAGGCCGTTTCGCCAAGAGAGACCGTGGCCAGGGTCAGGGACCGTTTAAAACAGGTCAAGGGCGAGATTCTAAGGGACGTGGTCCGAATAGACAAGGGCAGGCTGGGAATCCCGGTTTATATGAGCATCTGTGGCGCAGAGGCCAGAGAGATCGTCGGCACCATCAAACAGATGGGTAAGGGAGGGACGCCTGAACAGGCAGAAGCGAGCGCCCTTATGGAACTCATGGAACGGTACTCTCTTTTTAGTTTTATGAATGGCTCTTTTGTCTGTTCCGAGGCCGGGGCGCTTCAAGGAGACGTGGTGCCACCTGAGGCGCTTATGCAGTCCGTGCATGATGACCCGGGTAATGCCCATGAATTGGAAAAAGCCAGGGGTCTCTGGTCCACCCTCCCCTTTTTCTGGACCAAGGCCCATGATCTCACGCATAATAAAGAGGTCTGGCTCCCCTTTCAGTGGTTTTATATGTTAAATGAGTATAATGGCTCCTCAGCCGGAAATACCCTGACCGAGGCCGCCCTCCAGGGATTATGTGAGGTGGTGGAAAGGCACGTATCCTCGGTCGTCACAAACGAAAATCTTCCTACCCCGGCCATTGATCTTTCCTCGGTAAAAGATCCCATGGCGAGAGAATTGATCACGAAATATGACTCAAAAAGGATCAACCTTTACGTAAAAGATATTACCCTTAAGATGGGGATACCCACGGTGGCGGCTCTGGCTATGGACCCCGCCACTTTCCCGGAGAAGAGTGAAATCGTCTATACCGCGGGGACGGCTACACACCCGGAAAAGGCCCTTATCCGGGCCTTGACGGAAATAGCTCAGCTTGCCGGGGACTTTGACACCGAGGGCAGATATGCTGAAAGCGGCCTGCCCAAATTTTCCGGACTGGAAGACGCCCGTTATGTGACGGAAGCCGGGAATAACGCTTGCATCGGAGATATGCCCGATGTCTCGCATTCCAATCAGCGGGTGGAACTGGAACAGTGTGCCCGTGCCCTAGCTGAAAAGGGGCTTACCGTTTATGCCGTGGATATTACCCATCCTGTCCTCCGTATTCCGGCCGTATATATGATCGTGCCGGGGGCCCATTTCCGCGAACGCACCAGAGACAACAGTTTCTGCCTGCACGCCGCCAAACTGGTCTCACAGTTTCCCGACAGCCAAAGGGCTGTCCATGAGCTTGAGCGGATGAAGATGATCTATCCCGACCATTACGAGGTCCATTTCTTCCTGGGCTACACCTATGAGCGGGAAGGCCGCTACGATGAGGCCCTGGCCTGCTATGAACGCGCATTAGCCCTTGATACGACGGGCAAGGAGAGGGCCAGTCTTTATTGCCAGCGGGGGGTGTGCTACAAGGAGTTGGGGGATATAAGGCAGGCCCTGGCGGAGCTTGAAAAGGCACGGGAGTGTAATGCGGAACTCAAGGAAATACATAACCTGATGGGCTTTTGTCATTTTAAGCTCAAAGATCATGTGCAATCCATAGCCTGCTTTGAAAAGGCCATAGATCTGGACCCGTCTTCGGCCATAGATTATGCCAACATCGGCTCCAACCTGCGGGAAATGGGCCATATAGCCGAGGCCATTCGATACTATCAGTTTGCCCTGGATATCGACCCCTCTATAGATTTTGCCCGTGAAAACATCGAGAAGCTAAGCAGGCAGGCATTGTCTTAG
- a CDS encoding metallophosphoesterase family protein codes for MSTELKSHNSRLVGVISDTHGLLRPEALKAFEGIDLIVHAGDIGPEGVLKALQEVAPVVAVRGNMDRFGWAGKLSKTEVVKVGEALLYVIHDVDELDLDPAAAGFSAVISGHSHRPWIEKQNGVLFLNPGSAGPYRSALPASVALLRVEGKLLGAQLIALR; via the coding sequence ATGTCCACAGAGTTGAAAAGCCACAATAGCCGTCTTGTTGGCGTCATTTCCGATACCCATGGCCTTCTTCGGCCTGAGGCGCTCAAGGCTTTTGAAGGTATTGATCTGATCGTTCATGCCGGAGATATTGGCCCGGAGGGAGTACTTAAGGCGCTTCAGGAAGTTGCCCCGGTTGTTGCCGTGCGCGGCAACATGGACAGGTTCGGCTGGGCAGGAAAACTTTCGAAAACAGAAGTAGTTAAAGTCGGAGAGGCTTTATTATATGTGATCCACGATGTGGATGAACTCGATCTGGACCCGGCTGCGGCCGGTTTCAGCGCGGTGATAAGCGGTCATTCTCACCGGCCATGGATAGAAAAGCAGAATGGCGTACTCTTTTTAAATCCAGGCAGTGCGGGACCGTATCGATCCGCCTTACCAGCTTCGGTGGCCTTGCTTCGTGTAGAGGGGAAATTATTGGGTGCGCAGTTGATTGCATTGAGATGA
- a CDS encoding IS630 family transposase → MSRQAMQVTLSKTDRQELEHWVSAHRTPQQVAQRCRIILAAAQGQQDKDIAASMRINFKTVALWRQRFCSQGPDCLWEVAGGRGRKPQYTADKIEEIIKATLQSRPTGATHWSCRTMAEKQGISRATVNRIWQSHGIQPHRVKGFKLSRDPMFLEKLTDVVGLYLNPPEKAVVLCVDEKSQIQALDRTQPGLPLKKGRCGTMTHDYKRNGTTTLFAALEIAQGKVIGQCYARHRHQEFLKFLKRLDAEFPVKIKLHLVIDNYGTHKHPKVQAWLKRHPRFVAHFIPTSSSWLNLVERWFGELTGKRIRRGTFVSVADLIAAIEEYLAAWNTNPRPFVWMATIESIVEKLSRCRQTLEKIKPGSTLPRSGKSKRNNSSRL, encoded by the coding sequence ATGTCACGACAAGCCATGCAAGTTACATTGAGTAAAACAGATCGGCAAGAATTGGAGCATTGGGTGAGCGCCCATCGCACGCCGCAACAGGTTGCGCAACGCTGCCGGATAATATTGGCGGCAGCGCAAGGGCAACAGGACAAGGATATCGCTGCGAGTATGCGGATCAATTTTAAAACGGTGGCTTTATGGCGGCAGCGCTTTTGTAGTCAGGGGCCGGACTGTCTTTGGGAAGTAGCTGGAGGCCGGGGGCGTAAACCCCAGTACACGGCAGACAAGATAGAAGAGATTATCAAGGCTACTCTGCAAAGTCGGCCTACGGGAGCTACTCATTGGAGCTGCCGTACGATGGCTGAAAAGCAAGGTATAAGCAGGGCAACGGTCAACCGGATTTGGCAGAGTCATGGAATACAGCCGCACCGGGTTAAGGGATTCAAGTTATCACGTGATCCCATGTTTTTAGAGAAACTCACCGATGTGGTAGGTCTCTATCTCAATCCCCCGGAAAAAGCAGTAGTCCTTTGTGTGGACGAGAAAAGTCAGATTCAGGCGTTGGATCGCACACAGCCGGGGCTACCTTTGAAAAAAGGCCGATGTGGAACTATGACACATGACTACAAGCGTAACGGCACTACGACTCTCTTTGCAGCGCTGGAAATAGCACAAGGCAAGGTGATTGGGCAGTGTTATGCCCGGCATCGTCATCAAGAGTTTCTCAAATTTTTGAAACGCCTGGATGCAGAGTTTCCTGTGAAAATAAAACTACACTTGGTAATAGACAACTATGGAACTCACAAACATCCCAAAGTGCAGGCTTGGTTAAAACGCCATCCGCGTTTTGTGGCTCACTTCATTCCGACCAGCTCAAGCTGGTTGAATTTAGTAGAACGCTGGTTTGGAGAATTGACGGGAAAACGCATACGCCGTGGCACTTTTGTCAGTGTCGCTGATCTTATTGCTGCGATTGAAGAATATTTGGCCGCTTGGAATACAAACCCCAGGCCCTTCGTTTGGATGGCAACAATAGAATCAATCGTGGAAAAACTCTCTCGCTGCCGACAAACTTTAGAAAAAATTAAGCCGGGTTCTACATTACCACGTTCCGGTAAATCAAAAAGAAATAACTCCAGTCGTTTATGA
- a CDS encoding DNA adenine methylase, whose translation MQLGLFKAYDKTAVEAPSGQLLKWIGNKQRFAAEIVSCFPRRFGRYFEPFLGSGAVLATLAPSDGLGSDVFSPLVEIWQALVHNPESVKAWYEERWNRLQHLDKVSVYEQIKASYNSRPNGADLLFLCRACYGGVVRFRKSDGYMSTPCGVHRPISPKAFKARVDEWYRRVRDCSFDVLGYREAMNMAKEGDLIYCDPPYRHSQSILYGAQAFDLLELLSAISDCKQRGVFVALSIDGTKKSGGLFCDLPIPAGLFEREVYVNCGRSMLRRFQMNGKTLESEQVSDRLLLTF comes from the coding sequence ATGCAACTTGGATTGTTCAAGGCTTACGACAAGACGGCTGTTGAGGCCCCAAGCGGGCAATTGCTGAAGTGGATCGGCAACAAACAACGGTTTGCCGCAGAAATCGTCTCCTGCTTCCCTCGGAGGTTCGGACGGTATTTTGAACCATTCCTCGGGAGCGGGGCGGTTTTGGCGACTTTGGCCCCTTCTGACGGGCTTGGTTCTGACGTCTTTAGTCCGCTTGTCGAAATCTGGCAGGCACTTGTTCACAACCCGGAGTCTGTGAAAGCATGGTATGAGGAAAGGTGGAATCGCCTTCAACACTTGGACAAGGTAAGCGTTTACGAGCAAATCAAGGCCAGCTACAACAGCCGTCCTAACGGAGCCGACCTATTATTTCTCTGCCGTGCATGCTACGGCGGTGTGGTACGATTCCGTAAATCGGACGGGTACATGTCCACGCCGTGCGGAGTTCATCGGCCAATTTCTCCGAAGGCTTTCAAAGCCCGCGTTGATGAGTGGTATCGGCGCGTAAGGGATTGTTCCTTTGATGTTCTTGGTTACCGGGAAGCAATGAATATGGCGAAAGAAGGGGATCTTATTTATTGTGATCCGCCATATCGCCACAGCCAGTCTATTCTGTACGGCGCTCAAGCATTTGACCTCCTGGAGCTACTTAGCGCAATATCAGACTGTAAACAGCGCGGTGTCTTCGTTGCGCTCAGCATTGACGGAACCAAGAAATCCGGCGGTCTGTTCTGCGACCTTCCTATTCCGGCTGGTTTGTTTGAACGCGAGGTGTATGTAAATTGCGGTAGATCGATGTTGCGCCGATTTCAAATGAACGGCAAGACGTTGGAATCAGAGCAGGTATCAGATCGGCTTCTGCTCACCTTTTGA
- a CDS encoding serine hydrolase: MRCRAILIFILALILILPSASSFAETKKCHNTKKKVCYTASEKVQKHKKKAKRTASVKKYHKRAKKYNKKRTHRASRKYRRQYCSALTARSAIVLDADTNYIYFAQNQGLPLQPASTIKIVTGFLALKNLEASDPVTVSRYAAKAPCQKAYLRCGKTYPAIDLIYATLLHSANDASRALAEKMAGSEEEFAQIMTRTARELGAKNTSCRTASGLTAPGQHTTAYDLAVIFKKAMRNEKFSDILKTRKFEIHGGKRVVNHNKALWQIEGAEGGKTGFTRAAKKTYVGMFKRNNRTVVIAFLGSENLWSDVRYLVRKAFTDVRPTIQAAKGKPDVSPI; encoded by the coding sequence ATGCGGTGTAGAGCCATTCTCATTTTTATACTTGCACTAATTCTTATCCTGCCATCAGCCTCCTCTTTTGCAGAAACTAAAAAATGTCATAATACCAAAAAGAAAGTTTGCTACACCGCCAGCGAGAAGGTTCAAAAGCACAAGAAGAAAGCGAAGCGAACCGCCTCTGTAAAAAAATATCACAAGAGGGCTAAGAAGTACAATAAGAAGAGAACGCACAGGGCATCCAGAAAATATCGTCGTCAATATTGTTCCGCCCTTACCGCCCGTTCAGCTATAGTCCTGGACGCCGATACCAATTATATTTACTTTGCCCAGAATCAGGGTCTTCCCTTACAGCCGGCCAGCACCATCAAAATAGTCACCGGTTTCCTGGCATTAAAAAATCTGGAAGCAAGTGATCCCGTTACCGTTAGTCGCTATGCTGCAAAAGCTCCCTGCCAAAAAGCATACCTTCGTTGCGGAAAAACATATCCGGCTATAGACCTTATCTATGCCACCCTGCTTCACTCCGCTAACGATGCCAGCAGGGCGCTGGCGGAAAAGATGGCCGGATCAGAGGAAGAATTTGCTCAAATAATGACCCGGACCGCGCGTGAGCTCGGCGCTAAAAACACAAGTTGCCGTACGGCCAGCGGCCTGACCGCACCCGGTCAACATACAACCGCATATGATCTGGCCGTTATCTTTAAAAAGGCCATGCGGAATGAAAAATTTTCCGATATTCTCAAAACCCGGAAGTTTGAGATTCATGGCGGCAAACGGGTTGTCAATCACAATAAAGCCCTCTGGCAGATCGAAGGGGCGGAGGGCGGTAAGACGGGCTTTACCCGCGCCGCCAAGAAAACTTATGTAGGCATGTTCAAGAGAAATAATCGCACCGTTGTTATCGCCTTCCTGGGCAGTGAAAATCTCTGGAGTGATGTACGTTACCTGGTACGCAAGGCATTTACGGACGTGCGACCAACTATCCAGGCCGCCAAGGGCAAGCCCGACGTATCACCTATCTAG
- a CDS encoding helix-turn-helix transcriptional regulator — MQKAIYSQDQSRLQKLLKTARVEAGLTQAELAQHLGVNQSFVSKYESGERRLDLIELRNICKALGIPLLSFVKRFDEST, encoded by the coding sequence GTGCAAAAAGCTATATACAGTCAAGATCAAAGCCGTCTGCAGAAGCTATTAAAAACAGCACGGGTGGAAGCCGGTCTGACGCAAGCGGAGTTGGCCCAACACCTCGGCGTCAATCAATCATTTGTCAGTAAATACGAATCAGGGGAGCGCAGGCTTGATCTGATCGAACTTCGCAACATCTGTAAGGCGTTAGGAATCCCCCTGCTATCCTTTGTGAAACGATTCGACGAGTCAACATAG